The Rhizoctonia solani chromosome 1, complete sequence sequence CGGTTGCGGCGGAACTGAGTGCATATGATGCCCTGGATAACCCATTCCATGACGCCAACTTGAACCAGCAGTTCAAGTGGCACAAGAAGACCGAGAAGGAGAAAAAGGCTGGCATTAGTGTACAAGAATCACAACGTAGAGAGGCCACACGAAGACAGGAGGCCAAAGTAAGTATTTTGATGTTTATGATGACTCGAGAAGATCCTGAAGGTGCTTTGGCGCAGGAAGAACTTGAACGCCTTAACAAGCGTCGCGCTGAGCGCGAGATAGAACAACAACTTCGGGAAGAAGAGGATGCTCGAATGCAACGATTGGCCGAATCTGCTCAAATGGCTGAATGGATATCAAAAGAAGGAGACTTTCAGCTGGAGCAGGAGAGGCGTCGTGCGGGCATTCGCCTCAAGGAGAAACGTGGCAAGGCCATTGACTTCCTTGTTCTTAACCTCAAATTTGCTACGGATGCTAGTGGGGATGTAGACGACGGTCTGGGTTTAGATGACATTGGGCTTGAGATTGATTTTGATGAGCCGTATGCAATCTTTGAGGTTTGTAATGCCCAACTATCACCAAATTATTTACTTACCCTTTTGCAGAATTTGTCGTTGGAGCAAACGGAGGAATTACATGACGATATCCAAAAATACTTGTCGCTTGAACAGTCTCAGACCAATATTGATTTCTGGACGGTATGTCTCTATATCCTCATTATTAAATTATATTATTCAACCCATTTTATCGTAGAATATGATGGTGGTGTGCAAGGATCGTTTGGATCAACTTCATTCCAATACGATGGGAAATAACAACAGTGTTGAATCGGATATTTCCTCTCTCTTGTCCGGAAAGACATACGACCAACTCTCCCAATTGCAACGACAAATCCAAACTAAGCTTTCCAGTGGAGAACCCATTGATGTTGACTATTGGGAGGGTCTTCTCAAGAGTTTGTTGGTCTGGAAAGCAAAGGTAACTTGTTAACCGTTTACTTCTTGGGATTTCGACTCACTTTACAATAGGCTAAACTCAAATCATTGCACGAGGCTGTCGTCCGGAATCGGTTGGAACAGCTTCGCAGGAGACAGCGAGACGAGGCATTCCAAGCTCAATCCGAACTCCTTGCTGCTGCTACATCACGCAACAGGGCCTTTGGTGGCGACATGCATGCAGATGCTGGAAAAGACACTGAAGAACCTGCAGTTAAGGAACAAGAGGATATTGAGCCGTATGAACGTGGAATGAGTCCCGAGCTCATTGATATTAGTAAACTTCCGTACGAAGAACGGCAGGTTGACATTATTGATATTGTGGAAGATTTGGCCCAATTGGTGAGTTGGATTACATTGATTTTTTTTATAGTTATCACTGATGGCTTTGCAGTTTACCAAAAGACGCGCCATCACATCCACCTTGTTTGTACCTAAAGCATCCAAGCCAGAGGTCGTTGTCACTGAAGGAGTTGTTGTTGACACCGGCGCATC is a genomic window containing:
- a CDS encoding Cactin → MGRSRSRSPTRHSSSRRDRSTEHDRERDSKKSRRHDDYDSDSRRKRHRSRSREKEDRERDRHRSKKTRSRSRSKERDRDRKEKKRDRSSERAARKADKRREREELGASLPTVAAELSAYDALDNPFHDANLNQQFKWHKKTEKEKKAGISVQESQRREATRRQEAKEELERLNKRRAEREIEQQLREEEDARMQRLAESAQMAEWISKEGDFQLEQERRRAGIRLKEKRGKAIDFLVLNLKFATDASGDVDDGLGLDDIGLEIDFDEPYAIFENLSLEQTEELHDDIQKYLSLEQSQTNIDFWTNMMVVCKDRLDQLHSNTMGNNNSVESDISSLLSGKTYDQLSQLQRQIQTKLSSGEPIDVDYWEGLLKSLLVWKAKAKLKSLHEAVVRNRLEQLRRRQRDEAFQAQSELLAAATSRNRAFGGDMHADAGKDTEEPAVKEQEDIEPYERGMSPELIDISKLPYEERQVDIIDIVEDLAQLFTKRRAITSTLFVPKASKPEVVVTEGVVVDTGASSAADIESEALYRAEAEKNMDEEEELYNLEELIVNPTTYTWEDKYRPRKPRYFNRIHTGYEWNKYNQTHYDTDNPPPKVVQGYKFNIFYPDLIDKSKAPTYKIVKEPGNEDTVLLHFTAGPPYEDIAFRVVNREWEYSHKRGFRSSFDRGCLSLWFNFRRNYYRK